A region of Lepeophtheirus salmonis chromosome 13, UVic_Lsal_1.4, whole genome shotgun sequence DNA encodes the following proteins:
- the LOC121127942 gene encoding ras and EF-hand domain-containing protein homolog isoform X2 — protein MTDNKLEVLFNQCDKNGSGYISRSEFQAVCNDFEIRDVDADTIFTDLDHDGDGRISFQDFSYGFRDFLVPGSRRGSIQLGIEPSIGNNNGRAKKFHTMTKVEEEKLINMERNHDNAKRAWEEFTAHMSEAEIKKILGKSGDKVMMLYEQMQNSEAPCHLVSQFEDVISSVINDIQNIEKENKTMEEKYFKERETHTQHLKNIEAEMDAQVARVERIAAENAKNQYEMEKREIQSKMETEMSELKVHLNLFKKVDNWLQKDKVDSNHKEHLKKLDMASSENMELKSNLLETQARISLLTSDFMELRNQYEEKCMELNHEREDKIEYMYEVDNIQRQLEILRGANLNLKDSNDGLQSLIESRPRTPLSFEFSVPNMSGTLCEEIRDTEANKESLNDQYDLDLNSDQVRFLDPCYGEDIGEDELRSSPDFEIGAPFNPNKSKSFPPSMEGDKPSISSIGSAQPFNKRMSSFRSSKRKKSPSVDRFLNQRQSSPYRSNITSFLEPTGPPDRTYKVVFAGDAAVGKSSFINRITKGCFVENLSSTLGVDFQVKTIRVDERNIALQLWDTAGQERFRSVIKSYFRRADGVMLLYDVTSDRSYLSVRQWIQAVDDVSEKRIPIMLCANKVDLREEAIKKGTRCVSTEEGEKMARDYSAIFIETSTKSGNNVWDAVIQLSRDMCSSEDVEVQTSALQIRPNDKKSECCGKKRQT, from the exons ATGACGGACAACAAACTAGAAGTTCTTTTTAATCAATGCGATAAAAATGGCTCTGGCTATATATCCAGATCAGAGTTTCAAGCCGTTTGTAATGACTTTGAAATAAGGGATGTAGATGCAGATACTATATTTACGGATCTGGATCACGATGGGGATGGGAGGATTTCCTTTCAGGACTTTTCCTACGGATTTAGGGACTTTTTAGTGCCTGGTTCTCGACGAGGATCCATACAGTTGGGTATTGAGCCCTCTATTGGGAACAACAATGGCCGTGCTAAGAAATTTCACACCATGACCAAAGTGGAGGAAGAGAAGCTCATTAACATGGAGCGGAATCACGACAATGCCAAACGTGCATGGGAAGAGTTTACAGCGCATATGAGTGaagcagaaataaaaaaaatacttggaaaGAG TGGAGATAAAGTTATGATGTTATACGAACAGATGCAGAATAGTGAGGCACCCTGTCATTTGGTTTCTCAATTTGAAGACGTGATCTCGTCGGTCATCAATGACATCCAAAACATTGAAAAGGAGAACAAAACAATGGAGGAAAAATACTTTAA AGAAAGAGAGACACACACTCAAcatttaaagaatattgaagCTGAAATGGATGCACAAGTTGCTCGTGTTGAAAGAATTGCTGCAGAAAATGCCAAAAACCAATATGAAATGGAGAAAAGAGAGATCCAATCTAAAATGGAAACAGAAATGTCCGAACTCAAGGTAcatttaaatttgttcaaaaag GTGGACAATTGGCTCCAAAAGGATAAAGTAGACTCAAATCATAAAGAACACTTAAAAAAGCTGGATATGGCCTCATCAGAAAACATGGAGTTAAAATCAAATCTACTCGAGACTCAAGCTAGAATATCTTTACTCACATCCGACTTCATGGAATTAAGGAATCAGTACGAGGAAAAGTGTATGGAACTGAACCA TGAGCGTGAAGATAAAATTGAGTACATGTACGAAGTGGATAACATACAGCGACAGCTGGAGATCCTCAG AGGAGCAAATCTGAACCTCAAAGACTCAAACGATGGACTCCAGTCGCTTATAGAGTCCCGACCAAGAACACCTTTATCATTTGAATTCTCTGTTCCTAATATGTCTGGGACTTTATGCGAAGAAATTCGAGACACTGA AGCAAATAAGGAGAGCCTAAACGATCAGTATGATTTAGATCTAAATTCTGACCAAGTCAGATTTTTAGATCCATGCTATGGAGAAGATATAg GAGAGGATGAGCTACGTTCATCTCCAGACTTTGAAATCGGTGCTCCTTTCAATcccaataaatcaaaatctttcCCTCCCAGTATGGAGGGAGATAAACCATCCATATCATCCATAGGATCTGCTCAACCCTTCAATAAGAGAATGTCATCATTTCGAAGTTCAAAGAGGAAGAAATCCCCGAGTGTTGAT CGATTTTTGAATCAACGCCAATCTTCACCCTATAGATCAAATATTACAAGCTTTTTGGAGCCCACAGGTCCTCCAGATAGAACATACAAAGTAGTATTTGCAGGGGATGCAGCCGTAggaaaaagtagttttattaaTCGCATCACCAAAGGATGCTTTGTGGAAAATTTAAGCTCCACTCTAGGTGTGGACTTTCAAGTCAAAACCATTCGAGTTGATGAGAGAAACATTGCTCTGCAGCTATGGGACACGGCAG gccAAGAAAGATTTCGATCagtgataaaaagttattttcgcCGTGCAGATGGTGTTATGCTATTGTATGACGTGACTTCGGATCGTTCGTACCTTTCAGTCCGGCAGTGGATACAAGCAGTTGAC gATGTGTCTGAAAAACGAATTCCCATAATGCTTTGTGCCAATAAAGTGGATTTGAGGGAAGAGGCCATCAAAAAGGGAACTCGATGTGTATCCACTGAAGAAGGTGAGAAAATGGCTCGAGATTATAGTGCCATATTCATCGAAACGAGTACTAAATCAGGAAATAACGTGTGGGATGCTGTGATTCAACTTTCGAGGGACATGTGCTCCTCGGAGGACGTGGAGGTACAGACCTCTGCACTTCAAATCCGTCCAAACGATAAAAAATCCGAATGTTGTGGGAAGAAAAGACAGACTTAA
- the LOC121127942 gene encoding ras and EF-hand domain-containing protein homolog isoform X1, with protein sequence MTDNKLEVLFNQCDKNGSGYISRSEFQAVCNDFEIRDVDADTIFTDLDHDGDGRISFQDFSYGFRDFLVPGSRRGSIQLGIEPSIGNNNGRAKKFHTMTKVEEEKLINMERNHDNAKRAWEEFTAHMSEAEIKKILGKSGDKVMMLYEQMQNSEAPCHLVSQFEDVISSVINDIQNIEKENKTMEEKYFKERETHTQHLKNIEAEMDAQVARVERIAAENAKNQYEMEKREIQSKMETEMSELKVHLNLFKKVDNWLQKDKVDSNHKEHLKKLDMASSENMELKSNLLETQARISLLTSDFMELRNQYEEKCMELNHEREDKIEYMYEVDNIQRQLEILRGANLNLKDSNDGLQSLIESRPRTPLSFEFSVPNMSGTLCEEIRDTEANKESLNDQYDLDLNSDQVRFLDPCYGEDIDSGHSTLPTGEDELRSSPDFEIGAPFNPNKSKSFPPSMEGDKPSISSIGSAQPFNKRMSSFRSSKRKKSPSVDRFLNQRQSSPYRSNITSFLEPTGPPDRTYKVVFAGDAAVGKSSFINRITKGCFVENLSSTLGVDFQVKTIRVDERNIALQLWDTAGQERFRSVIKSYFRRADGVMLLYDVTSDRSYLSVRQWIQAVDDVSEKRIPIMLCANKVDLREEAIKKGTRCVSTEEGEKMARDYSAIFIETSTKSGNNVWDAVIQLSRDMCSSEDVEVQTSALQIRPNDKKSECCGKKRQT encoded by the exons ATGACGGACAACAAACTAGAAGTTCTTTTTAATCAATGCGATAAAAATGGCTCTGGCTATATATCCAGATCAGAGTTTCAAGCCGTTTGTAATGACTTTGAAATAAGGGATGTAGATGCAGATACTATATTTACGGATCTGGATCACGATGGGGATGGGAGGATTTCCTTTCAGGACTTTTCCTACGGATTTAGGGACTTTTTAGTGCCTGGTTCTCGACGAGGATCCATACAGTTGGGTATTGAGCCCTCTATTGGGAACAACAATGGCCGTGCTAAGAAATTTCACACCATGACCAAAGTGGAGGAAGAGAAGCTCATTAACATGGAGCGGAATCACGACAATGCCAAACGTGCATGGGAAGAGTTTACAGCGCATATGAGTGaagcagaaataaaaaaaatacttggaaaGAG TGGAGATAAAGTTATGATGTTATACGAACAGATGCAGAATAGTGAGGCACCCTGTCATTTGGTTTCTCAATTTGAAGACGTGATCTCGTCGGTCATCAATGACATCCAAAACATTGAAAAGGAGAACAAAACAATGGAGGAAAAATACTTTAA AGAAAGAGAGACACACACTCAAcatttaaagaatattgaagCTGAAATGGATGCACAAGTTGCTCGTGTTGAAAGAATTGCTGCAGAAAATGCCAAAAACCAATATGAAATGGAGAAAAGAGAGATCCAATCTAAAATGGAAACAGAAATGTCCGAACTCAAGGTAcatttaaatttgttcaaaaag GTGGACAATTGGCTCCAAAAGGATAAAGTAGACTCAAATCATAAAGAACACTTAAAAAAGCTGGATATGGCCTCATCAGAAAACATGGAGTTAAAATCAAATCTACTCGAGACTCAAGCTAGAATATCTTTACTCACATCCGACTTCATGGAATTAAGGAATCAGTACGAGGAAAAGTGTATGGAACTGAACCA TGAGCGTGAAGATAAAATTGAGTACATGTACGAAGTGGATAACATACAGCGACAGCTGGAGATCCTCAG AGGAGCAAATCTGAACCTCAAAGACTCAAACGATGGACTCCAGTCGCTTATAGAGTCCCGACCAAGAACACCTTTATCATTTGAATTCTCTGTTCCTAATATGTCTGGGACTTTATGCGAAGAAATTCGAGACACTGA AGCAAATAAGGAGAGCCTAAACGATCAGTATGATTTAGATCTAAATTCTGACCAAGTCAGATTTTTAGATCCATGCTATGGAGAAGATATAg ACAGTGGGCATTCTACTCTTCCAACAGGAGAGGATGAGCTACGTTCATCTCCAGACTTTGAAATCGGTGCTCCTTTCAATcccaataaatcaaaatctttcCCTCCCAGTATGGAGGGAGATAAACCATCCATATCATCCATAGGATCTGCTCAACCCTTCAATAAGAGAATGTCATCATTTCGAAGTTCAAAGAGGAAGAAATCCCCGAGTGTTGAT CGATTTTTGAATCAACGCCAATCTTCACCCTATAGATCAAATATTACAAGCTTTTTGGAGCCCACAGGTCCTCCAGATAGAACATACAAAGTAGTATTTGCAGGGGATGCAGCCGTAggaaaaagtagttttattaaTCGCATCACCAAAGGATGCTTTGTGGAAAATTTAAGCTCCACTCTAGGTGTGGACTTTCAAGTCAAAACCATTCGAGTTGATGAGAGAAACATTGCTCTGCAGCTATGGGACACGGCAG gccAAGAAAGATTTCGATCagtgataaaaagttattttcgcCGTGCAGATGGTGTTATGCTATTGTATGACGTGACTTCGGATCGTTCGTACCTTTCAGTCCGGCAGTGGATACAAGCAGTTGAC gATGTGTCTGAAAAACGAATTCCCATAATGCTTTGTGCCAATAAAGTGGATTTGAGGGAAGAGGCCATCAAAAAGGGAACTCGATGTGTATCCACTGAAGAAGGTGAGAAAATGGCTCGAGATTATAGTGCCATATTCATCGAAACGAGTACTAAATCAGGAAATAACGTGTGGGATGCTGTGATTCAACTTTCGAGGGACATGTGCTCCTCGGAGGACGTGGAGGTACAGACCTCTGCACTTCAAATCCGTCCAAACGATAAAAAATCCGAATGTTGTGGGAAGAAAAGACAGACTTAA